GACCTGCAGCCGCGCTCCTGCGGGTGCGGTGCTTTTCGCTTTGGGCCGCCGGCACTCTTGCCTCCGGCTCCGTCGCCGTCCCGCGCCCGTGCGATGCACCGGGCCACGCGCCGACTGACTTGCTCCGGCAAGGGGTCCGTCATTTGCAGGTGGGCCGCAACCGAGGCTGCGGCTAGGCAAGGGCTGAGTTTTGCGGTTAACCCCGAACACCCACATGGGGGTTCGGGGGCAAAACCGTAATCTCTCTCTCATTTCGGTGGCTGAGCGAAATCAGCATCGCCATAGCATGACGCCTGGGAGATTGGCGGCCGTCAAGGATCGCGGGTGCCCCCCGATTTTGGCTTGCTGCGGCTAGCGCCTTGCGAGCAAAAATCGGCTCCCCCACGCCCGCGACACGCGGCAGCAGCGCGTGCGCGCCGCCGTCCCTGACTGCCTGACTCCGGCGTCCTTCCGATGGGCATCTTTCATCAGCGTGATGAGAGAAAATTCCTTTTGGAGGTTATCATGACGGACCGTTTCTCGAACTTCGCCGACCTTGCCGAACACTATGCGCGCGAAATCGCCACGCCCGACTACGCCCGGGCATTCATGGAGCAGACCGAGATGGCCAAGCTCTCGATCGAGCATGAGCCGAGCGCTGTCGAAATGCCCGACCCCGAGGTGGCGCAAGCGGCGATCGAGATGATGTTGGCAACGGTCTTCGACCTGTTCCGTGACACCCGGATGGAAGACTTCGCAAGCGAAGTCGCCTGGGGCGTGGCCAACAGCTTCCATGTCGTCGCCAAGCGCCTCGATGACCGCGAGGATGCGATGGCGAACCGGCTTCAGGAGAAGCTGCGCGAATACGATCCGAGCGAGGTCTATGCGACCGACCTTGAGGACCTGACCATGCAGGCCCGCAGCCTTGCCGAATGCCGCGATGCGATGGAGTGCATGCGTGACCATGCCGCACGGATTTACCTAGTCGAAACCGGTCGGCCCTTCTCGCCGGTGCGGGGCTCGCGGGTCTCGTCCAAGACCAATGCCTCGATGATCGAAGCGCGCGACTATCTCGCGGCACAGAAGGCGCAGCGGCGCGAACAGTTTGCACCCACCGGCCCCGTCGTGGTGTTTTCGGGCGGACAGCAGTTCACCGACATTGCCCTCGTTGAAGACTATCTCGATGCGATCCATGCCCGGGTCCCGTCAATGGCGCTGGCAACGACCGCCCAGAACAAGGGCGCGGACGTGATCGCGGCAGCCTGGGCATCGCGCCACAATGTGCCGGTTATCCTGTGCAGGCCCGATACCTCGCGGGGACCTTCGGCGCCCTATCAGCGCAACGCCCGCATGCTCGCCTTCAAGCCTGTCGAGGCGGTGGTGTGCAGCGGCGGCGGCATCCAGGCGAACCTTGCCGACCGGCTGCGTGAAGCCCGCGTTCCCTTGCACATCGTGCGCGATTCTTCGGTCCAGAACGAGGCTCCGGCGGCGCGGGCCAAAGCGGCAACGCAAGCTGAGCGGCCTGCAATGAAGCGCACGGCATGTGGCACCGTCAATGGCGATGAACTCCCGCCGTTCTGAGCGGGGCCTGCTCCGATTGCATCAACCAGAAGGGTGTCCAGCCTCACCGCTGGATGCCCTTCTTTTTTGTCGATCGGGACGCACACCTTGATGGCCCGGCTCGCTCGCTTCTTGCCCCGACAGTAACGGCCTGACGGCCTGCTGGCGCCGAAGCATCGTTACTGGCGATGCGGCAACCAGGAACGCCGCGAAGGCTTCGCATCGACCGGGCAGGCGCTGCCCGCGCGTGGACCACCGGGGTGCTGCCTAACAGGGTTAAACACTCTCGCAGACTTCCAAGCATGATGGCCGCCATTGGCCCGCGTCAAGAAGGGCGGTTCCCCCAATTTTTGCGCCTGAAGAAGGCGAAAAAATCGGCTCCCCCACCCCCGCTCGCGCGGCGGGCCGCGGGCGGCCCGTTCCTGACCCGGGCCAAGCTCGGCCATCCCGAAGGAGACCTCTTCAATTCCTTTGACAGGAGGCTCACATGAACGCACTTACCAAGTCCCTCGACATCCCGGCTTTTGACCCCATCAGCTATGACGCCGCGGTCCGCGCCGCGACTATCCGCGCCCAGCACAGCTTCTTCGACAGCCACGTGATCGAGAACGACGACGGTTCCTTCAGCGCCATCGACGAAGGCGACTACAACGCCCTGCCCCAGGACCTGATCGACCGGATCGTCCATTCCGTCCCGGGCATGATGGCCGACGACTTCGACGAAGCGAACATCGCCCGCGCCGCAAGCTTCATGAGCGTGGTGATGGATCCAGACTGGGACGCGGATTGCCCGTTCTGAAATGATCATCCGCCGCAGCGCCGGAGGGCACCGACAAGGGGCTCTCCGGCCCCCTTTTTTGCGTGTCCAGATAAAGCGCAGCCGAGGCATCGAGCCCCGGCTGCGCTGGTCTCTGCCGAGACCGGTTTCAGCTTGCCCGCAGGCGCTTCTCCGCTTCGTCCAGGCCGAGCTTTCCAAGAGCGGCGAAGAATGCTTCAACCCTCTCAAACGGAGCCTTGCCGAGTGCTGACTTCCTCAACAGTTCGGCCATGGCAACCTGCTCGCTTTCCCGCAGCTTCGCTTCGCGCGCTTCCAGTGCACTCCGCTCCTTTGCGATCGCCTGTCGTTCCGCTTCAAGACTTCCTTTCCTGGCCATGATGATACCTCGTGGGTTGGCGCTGAAACCTCCCGTGCGCGAGGATTCCAAGCAGCGCTGTTAGTGGCAAGCCCTGTGCCATCGGCCCTGCAAATAAATTGTGCTGCCCGTCCTGTAATCAGCGGCGTTTCTTGGCTCCAGGACAAGCGGTCAAGGCTCGACTCTATGCGCATCAAAGACCAGAAACCACCCACCAGACACATGGCATCGGATTGAGGGGAAGAGTTGCAGACCGTACACTGCGGTGCAGTTTTAAGAATGGCCAAAAGCAGTATGTTTACGCGCAATGCTTCTTGTATTCGGGTATATTACATGCTGGCCAGGAGCTTCTGAAGCGGCAGAACTACGCCATTTCGGGCGTAATACGATGTGATACGCCCCGCTGCCTGCGACCTTTCGCTTGCCACCCTCTTTGCGATAGCCTAAATTCTCCCTCGCGCAATTCCCGCCAGGCCCTTTTCGAAGGGGTTGGCGATGACAGATACGGTTCTGATTTCGGTGCGGTTGCCGCAGCCGATTGCCGAAGCGGCCAAGGCCGCTGCCGAAGCGCAAAAGACCTCCCGCTCCAATCTCGTGCGAATCGCGCTTGAACATTTTCTCGATGGCGTCGCGGGCGCTTCCGAACTCGACCGGCGGCGGCAATTCTCGCTCGAGTATCTCTTCCTCGCGCTCGACCTCATTATCCAGCGCCAATATACCGATGTGCACGGCGAACTTCTCGCCGAAGCCGAGGCCCGGATGGAGGCGCTTTGTGGCGCGGCCTGACACCTGGTCCGACCGCCGCCGCCCGGGCAAGCTGCAGCATCATTCGGCGCGCGGCAACATGCCGCGCAATGCCGGCGACTTCACCCGCGGCTCGCAGCTCATCACCCATGAATTCCTGATGTGGTTCGCGTCGGCACGGCTTCCGTTTCTGGTCTGGTTCTTCACCTTCCTCGGCGTGCTTTCGGTGGTCCTGGCGCTGCGGCTTGAGAGCCAAGAAGTGCAGATGATCGGCATGCGCATCTATGCCGCCGGATGGCAGTTCATGGAGTTCTCCGATGCCAAGGTGATCAACCTCACCCTGCCATCGGGAGAGGTCGTTCCCGCCCCCATCGGCATGGTTGCTTCGCACCCCGATGTCGCTGTTGCCTGGGAGCGGATGATGCGCGCGATACGGGGTTCGTTGTTCATCTCGCTTTTCGTCGCCGTGCCGCTTTCGATCTGGTTCGTCGACTTCTCCCGGCGGCGCGGAAAGTCGATCCTCGAAGAGCGTCACCAGCGCGGCGCCATGCTTGTCGATGCTGCCGATCTTGCATCCGTCATCACCGATCACAACCGCGCCGCACTCGCCTAGGAAGTCGCCGAACGCTTGCCGGGAAGGACCATGGACGAGGTGCTGGCGATGCCGTTGGCGACGCGCAAGGCAGCAGGCATCCATCATGCCTATTCGCTCGCCGGTGTGCCCTTCCCCTGGCGCACCGAACAGGCGCACACGATGATGATCGGATCGACCGGAACCGGCAAGACGACGCAGATGCGCGCGCTGATCGCGCAGATGCGCAAACGCCGCGACCGGGCCGTCGTCTTCGATCTCACCGGCGCCTATGTCGAGGCCTTCTACAACCCCGAGACGGACACGATTCTCAATCCCATGGACGAGCGCTGCCCGTCCTGGTCGGTGTTTGCCGAAGCGAAGAACCATGCAGACTTTACCGGCATTGCCGCGGCCCTCCTGCCCGCCGATGGCGGCGGGGCCGAACCCTTCTGGATGCTGGCGGCGCGCACGCTCTTTGTCGAGACCTGCATGCGCCTGATCAAGCTCGGCAAGGCGACCAACCAGGCACTGGCAAGCCGGCTGATGATGGCCGACCTCAAGGAGGTCCACAAGCTGCTCGAGAATACCGTCGCCGACCCGCTGACCGCGCCCGAAGCAGCCAAGATGGCCGAATCGATCCGGGCGGTATTCAACACCAATGCGCAGGCGCTGCGCTTCCTTCCCGAGGGGAAGGAGCCCTTCTCGATTTGCGACTGGATCCGCGCCTCAGATCAGCCCGGATCGATCCTGTTCATCACCTCATCGCACAATGAACTGGTGCTCAATCGCGCGCTGCTCTCGCTCTGGATGAACCTTGCGGTACACACGCTGATGCGCCTGCCGCGCACGCGCGACTTGCGCACCTGGTTCTTCTTCGACGAGGTTCACGCGCTCCACCGCCTGCCAGCCATCGAGGACGGGCTGCAGACCGCGCGCGGGTTCGGCGGAGCCTTCGTGCTGGGCATCCACAGCTTCGCCAAGCTTGCCGAAACCTATGGCAAGGAAGGCGCGCAGAACCTGGCTTCGCTCGCGCGCACCAAGCTCATCCTTGCCGCCGCCGATCGCGATACCGCCGAGCATTGTTCGGATTTCATCGGCCACCGCGAAGTGCGCATGATGGATGAGGCATACAGCTACGGCTATTCGAACATTCGCGATGCCGCGACGATCACCCCGCGAAGCGAAGTCCAGCCCCTGGTGCTGCCCGACGACATCATGAAGCTTCCGTCGTTG
This sequence is a window from Croceicoccus naphthovorans. Protein-coding genes within it:
- a CDS encoding DUF2493 domain-containing protein: MTDRFSNFADLAEHYAREIATPDYARAFMEQTEMAKLSIEHEPSAVEMPDPEVAQAAIEMMLATVFDLFRDTRMEDFASEVAWGVANSFHVVAKRLDDREDAMANRLQEKLREYDPSEVYATDLEDLTMQARSLAECRDAMECMRDHAARIYLVETGRPFSPVRGSRVSSKTNASMIEARDYLAAQKAQRREQFAPTGPVVVFSGGQQFTDIALVEDYLDAIHARVPSMALATTAQNKGADVIAAAWASRHNVPVILCRPDTSRGPSAPYQRNARMLAFKPVEAVVCSGGGIQANLADRLREARVPLHIVRDSSVQNEAPAARAKAATQAERPAMKRTACGTVNGDELPPF
- a CDS encoding ribbon-helix-helix protein, CopG family; this encodes MTDTVLISVRLPQPIAEAAKAAAEAQKTSRSNLVRIALEHFLDGVAGASELDRRRQFSLEYLFLALDLIIQRQYTDVHGELLAEAEARMEALCGAA